The Streptomyces sp. NBC_01275 genome has a segment encoding these proteins:
- a CDS encoding DUF309 domain-containing protein, with amino-acid sequence MEHSRIERSRRQPSRGDGVRDRDGDGRARSARPRDGLGRPLPYGAVGVERQPEGVVRSPEETVAEAQALLSAGKPFHAHEVFEDAWKSGPDAERPLWRGLAQLAVGLTHEARGNVTGGARLLRRGAGAVEQWAADTGRTRPHGLDLAGLAGWARELAETVERTGTAVDARTRAPRLR; translated from the coding sequence ATGGAGCACAGCCGTATCGAGCGCAGCCGTAGGCAGCCCAGCCGTGGGGACGGCGTCCGGGATCGGGACGGCGACGGGCGGGCGCGCAGCGCGCGGCCGCGCGACGGGCTGGGGCGGCCCCTGCCGTACGGCGCGGTGGGGGTGGAGCGGCAGCCCGAGGGGGTGGTGCGGTCCCCGGAGGAGACCGTGGCCGAGGCGCAGGCGCTGCTGTCGGCGGGGAAGCCGTTCCATGCGCACGAGGTCTTCGAGGACGCCTGGAAGTCGGGCCCGGACGCGGAACGTCCGCTGTGGCGGGGGCTCGCCCAGCTCGCGGTGGGGCTCACCCACGAGGCCCGGGGGAACGTCACGGGCGGAGCGCGGCTGCTGCGGCGCGGGGCCGGGGCCGTGGAGCAGTGGGCGGCGGACACCGGGCGGACCCGTCCCCACGGGCTGGATCTCGCCGGGCTGGCCGGCTGGGCGCGGGAGCTCGCGGAGACGGTGGAGCGGACCGGCACGGCGGTGGACGCGCGGACACGGGCGCCGCGGCTGCGGTGA